From the genome of Hydrogenophilus thermoluteolus, one region includes:
- a CDS encoding acetyl-CoA C-acyltransferase — protein MSKAIQDAYIVAAVRTPVGKKGGMFRHVRPDDMLAHVLKAVVAQVPELDLNEIGDVIVGCAMPEAEQGMNVARIGLLLAGFPNSVPGITINRFCSSGVQAVADAAARIRLGEADVMIAAGTESMSVMPQIMGNKVSLNPAVFEKEENYAIAFGMGLTAEKVAQKWGISRDDQDEFALASHQKALAAIDQGLFRDEIAPYPVKTHLPGAQGVARVVEQVADTDEGPRRDTSRESLARLRPVFAARGTVTAGNSSQMSDGAGAVLLMSEAAVKRYNVTPIARVAAYAVAGVPPEIMGIGPVAAIPKALERAGIRQDDLDWIELNEAFAAQSLAVIRELGLDPAKVNPLGGAIALGHPLGATGAIRTATVMSAMKRDPKVKYGMVTMCIGTGMGAAGIFERV, from the coding sequence ATGAGTAAAGCGATTCAAGACGCCTATATCGTTGCGGCCGTTCGCACACCGGTCGGGAAAAAAGGCGGGATGTTCCGTCATGTGCGGCCGGACGACATGCTCGCCCATGTACTCAAAGCAGTAGTGGCACAAGTGCCTGAACTCGATCTCAACGAGATCGGTGACGTGATCGTCGGTTGCGCGATGCCGGAAGCCGAGCAGGGGATGAACGTCGCCCGCATCGGCTTGCTGTTGGCTGGCTTTCCGAACAGCGTCCCGGGGATCACCATCAACCGGTTCTGTTCCTCTGGAGTGCAGGCTGTTGCCGATGCCGCGGCACGTATCCGTTTGGGAGAGGCCGATGTGATGATTGCGGCGGGTACCGAATCGATGTCGGTGATGCCGCAGATCATGGGGAACAAAGTCAGTCTCAACCCGGCCGTGTTCGAGAAAGAGGAGAACTACGCGATCGCGTTTGGGATGGGGCTCACCGCAGAGAAGGTCGCCCAAAAATGGGGCATTTCCCGTGACGACCAAGACGAGTTTGCGCTGGCGTCGCATCAGAAAGCGCTCGCTGCGATCGACCAAGGGTTGTTCCGCGACGAGATCGCGCCCTATCCCGTGAAAACCCACCTGCCCGGTGCGCAGGGGGTAGCCCGTGTCGTCGAACAGGTTGCCGATACCGACGAAGGACCGCGTCGCGATACTTCACGCGAGTCGCTGGCGCGCTTGCGGCCGGTCTTTGCGGCACGGGGTACCGTCACGGCGGGGAACAGTTCGCAGATGTCGGACGGTGCGGGAGCGGTGCTCTTGATGTCGGAAGCAGCGGTGAAGCGCTACAACGTGACGCCGATTGCGCGGGTCGCCGCGTATGCGGTTGCGGGGGTTCCGCCCGAAATCATGGGAATCGGGCCCGTCGCGGCCATTCCCAAGGCGCTCGAACGCGCGGGCATCCGGCAAGACGATCTTGACTGGATCGAACTCAACGAAGCGTTCGCGGCGCAATCGCTCGCGGTGATTCGCGAGCTGGGGTTGGACCCCGCGAAGGTTAACCCGCTGGGTGGCGCGATCGCGTTGGGCCACCCGTTGGGCGCAACCGGCGCGATCCGCACCGCGACGGTGATGAGCGCGATGAAGCGCGACCCCAAAGTGAAATACGGAATGGTGACGATGTGTATCGGTACCGGTATGGGGGCTGCGGGCATCTTCGAACGCGTATGA
- a CDS encoding DUF4442 domain-containing protein: MRSPLMRHIPRRYWHHVLRWGFNFYPSYRTIGARVERIDPDLRRIVVRLPHTWRTRNPAGATFGGALYAAADPMFAVMLAYNLPERTVVWDKAASIRYRRPGRTTLWAEFVLPETVLETVAHELVTVGRSEPTFVAVWRDEEGLEYTTVEKTVFVATPEYMRARQTA; this comes from the coding sequence ATGCGCTCCCCGCTGATGCGCCATATCCCCCGCCGCTATTGGCACCACGTGCTGCGGTGGGGGTTCAACTTTTACCCCTCTTACCGGACGATTGGCGCGCGGGTCGAACGCATCGACCCCGATCTGCGCCGCATCGTCGTACGCCTGCCGCACACGTGGCGGACACGAAACCCCGCCGGTGCAACCTTCGGCGGCGCCCTTTACGCGGCCGCTGACCCCATGTTTGCGGTGATGCTGGCGTACAATCTCCCGGAGCGTACCGTGGTTTGGGACAAAGCCGCGTCGATTCGCTACCGGCGTCCCGGACGAACCACGCTGTGGGCCGAATTCGTCCTGCCAGAGACTGTCTTAGAGACGGTGGCGCACGAACTGGTCACCGTCGGCCGTTCGGAACCCACGTTCGTCGCTGTTTGGCGCGATGAGGAGGGACTTGAGTACACCACCGTGGAGAAGACGGTATTTGTCGCAACACCAGAATACATGCGCGCACGGCAAACGGCATAG
- a CDS encoding enoyl-CoA hydratase/isomerase family protein, with translation MKTYETLVITEKAPGVWALQLNRPESLNALSMQMLEELADAAGMLYDLPEVRALIIIGAGDHFMAGGDIRDFHRSLALSPETRKAQYRAVIERAANVLVERLTHAPFPVVSAVRGACAGFGLSLALMADLVVASRTAYFTTAYLNIGLSADGGMSYLLPRAVGAKRAARWLLLAERFSAEEALAAGAVSEIVADDQLEARVMEIATRWAHGPRHALLRMKRLLAESMEHTLEAQLLEEADAFSACSATEEFAEGVTAFLEKRPPRFPG, from the coding sequence ATGAAAACGTACGAAACCTTGGTGATCACCGAAAAAGCGCCGGGGGTCTGGGCGCTGCAACTCAACCGTCCCGAATCGTTGAATGCGCTGTCGATGCAGATGCTCGAAGAGCTGGCCGACGCAGCGGGGATGCTGTACGACCTCCCAGAAGTTCGGGCGCTCATCATCATTGGCGCGGGTGACCACTTCATGGCCGGTGGGGATATCCGTGATTTTCACCGTTCGTTGGCGCTTTCTCCTGAAACCCGCAAAGCGCAATACCGCGCGGTGATCGAACGGGCGGCGAACGTCCTGGTCGAGCGGTTGACCCATGCGCCGTTCCCGGTGGTTTCCGCTGTGCGCGGCGCGTGCGCGGGTTTTGGGCTTTCGCTTGCGTTGATGGCCGATCTGGTGGTGGCAAGCCGCACGGCCTACTTCACCACCGCGTACCTCAACATCGGGCTTTCCGCCGACGGGGGGATGTCCTATCTTTTGCCCCGCGCGGTCGGTGCGAAGCGCGCGGCGCGGTGGCTGCTCCTTGCCGAACGGTTTTCAGCCGAAGAGGCGCTTGCTGCGGGTGCGGTGAGCGAAATCGTCGCGGATGACCAGCTCGAAGCGCGGGTCATGGAAATTGCGACGCGTTGGGCACATGGTCCGCGCCATGCGTTGCTGCGCATGAAGCGGCTCTTGGCCGAGTCGATGGAACATACGTTGGAGGCGCAGCTGCTCGAAGAGGCGGATGCGTTTTCGGCATGTAGCGCAACCGAGGAATTTGCCGAAGGCGTCACCGCCTTTTTGGAAAAGCGCCCGCCGCGCTTTCCCGGGTGA